The nucleotide window GTACAAATGGaaatacaaagtttgttaaattAGCGAAGGATGACGTTGCTTCAGACACATCAATTGTCTACacccaaaaatataaaataaactaaaatctcAACAAGTTCATAAATGCTAGTCAATCAGATAACTACAAACACATGAACATTACCTAAAAAATTCTTTCCCACTTTCCTCAACATAAACAACAGCCAGCACCATCACTTATCCTTTCTTTCTCTAATTACCCATGTAAATAATACAAGAAAATTAACAGGAAAATTTATGTCTGCCTTTCTTCTggcttcctcatcctcaagcATTCTTCATTAGATAGCCCAATATTACTCCAATCAAGCCAACTAATATGACAAGCATGAACGAAACACCGCCTTGGCTTTTGTTAGCTTCTCGCCTTAAAAGTTCCTGCGTGGAGTCATGACATTGAAATTCGTATAAGCAGTGAAAAACATGTTTCAAAGTACTGTGTTCAGTGTATACCAGCTAATAAAGTGAGAATTATGGGTTGGCCTAGTAGTTGAGTGCTTTCTCTTTTACCACCCTTCTGAGAGGGGTTCGATTCACACTTTATACAGGTAAGACTTATTCCCCCTTCCTCTTGCCTGTACAAATTCTCTAGCCTTACCAcaattaataaacaataataaaataggaAGGTAGGGTATTCGGAATTCCTGAATCCTGATGTGAATCTAAAACCAAGCAAGAGAATTTCAATTAAAATCAGCTTGTTATAATTTTGAAGGATTAAAAAAGTCTAGTGGTTGGAGTCTCAAGAAAGGGAGTACTCATTAAGCCAGTGTAGTCAATTCATTTGAGAGGCTGATCTTCATTCTTCATACATATCATCCGCTCACTACCATCCTCACCTAAGCTTCAATTGCTGGCTGTTTTTCCATGAATATTGTAACCCTTAAATACCAAGGAGAGAACATTCATAACAATCATCCACTCATTGGCATCCTTGCCCAAGTTATGTGGCCATAAGGTACCCTTCTATCAATATGTGAAGAACCTAAGCCCACCGATCATCCAGTTAATGCAAACATAAAAAACCAAATTATGGAATGTCACAATGACCACCTCTTAAACTTCAATTTTAACTAGGTGACTTGCATAAAGTTCCATAGTACGAACCACAAATTCTGTCCTGGAATTCACATCTAAATCTCATGGGAAGTGTTTCTAAAGGATGTACTGTACATATACTCAAGTGCCAAAATTTGTTTGATCAACAGAAAAATTCAGCAAGAAGGCAAACAATAAAGCTCTCACCAATTCTTGTCGAAGTTTGTTATTTTGATGGATCGCAGCATTTTTCTCCTCAGTCAGCTTAGCAATCAGAGATTTTGCCTGAGAAATGCGCAAATTACAAAAACTTAGAATACATACagcaaataaaactaaaataaatcaaaaaacaatTCAAGGTGAGGAAAGATGCACAACAATAATGCCAAAGTCTTAATGCCAACAAGTTGGCTATATGAACCAACTCAAATTAACATGCGGAATCAGCGTTAACAAAAACAATACCTTATTCGGCCATATTTACTATGTTATGAATAGCATGGTAATGATGTTGCGGAAAAGTTCTTGACATCCAAGAACAATGGCTGAGCGTATATCTTGAGAATTgaaatagaaattaaaattgagaaaattGGTGCAAGAAAGATGAACTCAAAGCATAAATCAATCACAACGGAGGTTCACCAATTTTGAGCTATATCCCCCAAGTTCCTCAATTGTGATGAAACAACAATGAAGGTCAAGTATTCAATATGAGAAATAAAATGGAGAATTATAATATGGTAGGAGGTCTCTCTAATGATTTTGTATTTAAGCTAGAAGGTATTTCTGTATTAATGATGAACTAATGAAGATTTCTATGATTTGGGATATTTAGAATTTATTTATAGCAATTAACCCCACAAACATGCAAAAAAACTGAGCAACTATGCTTAAAACaaatgctcgttcgagcaaccCACATCCTTGTTCGACCACAGATCTAAAATATTCCCAGAAGCTCCCAGACTCGTAGCACCAGAAGTGCTCAACGAGCACTATTCACGCAACTTTTTGCTTGTTCGAGCAGAATAGCCTCTTAAGCTCACTGCCTTAGCTGATTCTTTTACCTCATTCCAGAATCTTACAAGGTCGTCTAAAGCAAACCCCAATTTCAATTATCACTACATATATTCTTCTCTCTTCATTCGTatctattattatatattagaGTAAATCTCAATTCTTAACAACTATGAAAATCACTTGAATATGAAGTTTGAGAAACCTTGGCTTCCATAAATAAAGAGTAGAATAGCAGTTAGGAAGAGAATATAACTTTGGGTATACTTCATATTCTCCTTATAATAGTTATGTGCTAGTCTTTATTGCAACTTTGCAATAATAGTGCACGTTTTGAagcttgttattattgtaatatgAATGTCATGTTGTTAaagtattatatatgttttaaaattaatgATTAAGCGATTTAGAGAAAAAGTGTGCCTCACATACAAAAAGCTCCCACCTTCGCCCTGCAGTTAAGGCCTAGGGTCTAAGGACTTCTTTCGCCTCGAATGTGCCTCGTGTTTTTAAAAGAAAGCTTATTATCAATATATTCTCCTCCTTCATTCATCCCATCTATTGTTATACGCTCTAGCAAATCCAAATTCTTCATACCATTCTACACTCTTAGGTTACCTTCAACCTACATTTTGAGTCTTTTAAGCTCCTCAAAGTCCAAAACAGAACAGGTTTCCCAAAGTTGTGGCATTCAAGGGGTCAAGGCAAAGTCACAGTTGTAACATGGCATGAAAATTTATGAGTGAGGACACAACTATTATTGGATGTGTCCAATGACTACTAAATGAAATGATGATATCCTCTATAATATCAACGATGTTGCAATGCGTTGACAGTTGCATTCCAAGTCAAAGAGTCAACAAATCCACAAAAGATACTCAAACCATAGCCAAATTAACTGTCCTCAAACCTTTCTCATAGAACTGAGAGGCCAAAGATTGAGCAGCAGGCCAAATTATTTTCCACAAAACACTATATCAAATAGAGGGAACAAAACTCTACTTCACAAGCTTTTTCTACCTATCCAAATCTAATGCAAAGCATTAGGGAACAAACATAATGCATACACCATTGCTAATAAAAGTTAATATGTTGCTTTTAGACTGTATCAAACTCAAATCTTGATAACAAATTGGGAGCTGTAATTTGAAATTCATGGTACACAGTCGCACACACATAACAGTCTAAACCATCGCTAATGAAAGGACGAGTTGGAAAAAGTCGTTTCACAATACTGTCCATTATTTTTTGAGGTAAAGTCTTAGCGGTTCAATATCAAGGGCGATCTGCAAGCATGCTGTTTGAGTGCATGCTCCTATTTAATCCAAGTGTCATGCAACATCAAAGCAATCTAGAACGGCCTCATCCCTAGCCCATCCCaatccacacacacacacacacggtATCTTCTAACTTTTGTTCACCAAACACAAATGTGCATGGGAAAAGGAAATAAAAGTACTCAAACAAGCACCCTAAAAAACCTATCCCAAACTTCCCAAGTAAAAGCATACTTTGATACAGACCCCTCATTCTTTCAGAGCAACGATTAACATTTGGACTTTGACTATTTCACCTCATATAATTATCAAAGCCCACATCTTGGTCTCTGTCAAAAGTTAATGAATGAGTTGACAATTCTCCAGACTCAGATACTTCTACAAGACTACAACAATGAAGCCAAGACAATAAAACTTGTATATTTTGATTTGTTGCTTACTTTCGAAACCAATTGAAATTCTGCAAGACTATATGTAGCACTTCCAGAAAAATTATGTCTTATGTAACGTACTATAATTTTAATGGAAGAAAAATGACAAGTCAAAAGGAAATTGGTTAAACTGAAACAGTCAGCAAAGCGTGGGTAAACCAAACAAATAATGTCACCTCTGTAGGTTTCTCTTGGGATTCACCAAATGCTCGTGACGCCTATAATTTGAAGTAAAAGACAAATATCAGTTCAATTTACTGCAGAAATAGCCGAACCAGTGAGAGAAAAAAACGTGGCAGAACTTACAGCAGCAGACTCCATAGTGCTGAAATGACCATTGTCTGAAATAGAACCCCTAGGCGAATTACCTTCTTCAGAGCCTTCTGGAACAGGTGAGGGTGGCTGAGGAGGGGAAGCATAAACCACTCTCAATCTACACTCCTCAACTACATGTCCAGCCTCCTTGCTAAACTGAAACAACCAAGCCAACCCACAAAAGTCAATCACCTTTTAACACACCGCATCAGCATCTAAAATCATTAATCAACTatgatattataataaatttttttacagTAACAATATATGTTACTCGAACAAGAAATTCCAATGTAGgcccaaaaataaaattttttattgtccTTATTATATGGAAGTTTTGAGAGTAAAATAAGAAACACAAGTAGGTAAAAATAAGAATTCAGTAAAATAGCTAGGAACTAATTACTAATCCATATTGATTACATTTGCTGGCCGTATTCTTGATGGAGCAAAAATGATTTGGTTTCAGATTATAATGGCTCAATAAACTATGTGCATTTTTAACTATTTATGCAaagttgcaaatgatgtttGTAACGGTCAATGGGAAACAACTTTTTGCTAATTGCTACAATCAACAAGGGCCATACATCAAATCTCCCAAAACCCTGTATAGGAGTGTTGGGGTAATAAAATGATACAATGATGATTGATTACCATTTCGGGAGTGATATCTTTAACAGTTGCTCCATCATTAGCAATTACACTCTGAAGAAGAAATTTATCCTTGCATTGCATATCAGGAGGTGCCTCCTTTTGTGCTTGCATAGTAACTAcatcaaaaaaaattcaataaattgcctatcaacaaaacaagaaaacaACAATACAACAAAAACAAGCTAATCATACAATTAAATTACTAACTAAATTATCATCAAAGTTATATAATTACCAATAACATCACACGTTGATCGAGGAGATACTACGCCAGTATTAGGACGAACGCAATACTTTTTCGGATTCGTAGTTTTGacctaatatataaaaaaacaaaattaaaaacaaatcaaatgcaagattcaaaaaataattaaaataacggAATCAAAAATACCTTGAAAGCGACATAGTTATCGGTTTTGTTAGACAATTGAAGAGAACACGAGATCTGCTTCTTAAGCTCAActaataatcaatcaaaacaGGAAATAATCAGAAAACAAGAAAACCTAGCATCGAAAAAGATTAGAAAAACAGTAGATCTCAAATATTACATGGAAATTTGAGCTCTAAAGGTTCGATGTTGAGAAGCTCGCCCGTGCTCATCTCGAATTGGAACAAAGGCAAGATCCGACGGATTTCGTAGATGAATTTGAGGCAAAATCGACGGAGAAATCGAGAATTGAGCGAGAAGGAAAATTGTATAATTAGGTGGGTAGAGAAATTGATTTGGTTATGGGAAAAtggaatgaatgaatgaattttGTTGGGTTGGAGTTGGGGAAGTGGTAAGGAAAGAGTACTACtttcttatgtttttaataGAAAGAAAATTGCAACGTGCTAGACATTTTATTCTTTTACTTCCTTTCTTTTTCCTTCAATGAATTTTGCTACCAACTTTGGAGGCCCAAATTTGTAAATTCACTAtgtttaataactttaaatgaaataaagatttattttcatatttttgacttttgaatactaaataatattttaaatatagttGTACATTTAgtgaaaaataagacaaaaaaaaactcCATATGAATGATTTAAATACtgcatataaatatttaatgagaattaaaaaaaaggggTGGAGATTAATTTcgaatatgaaaataaaataaattagttaAACAAGAAAAACACAAAATCTAGCAAATTGATTTAGACACAAGGAGAGTGTATTTTGgaaattttctataaaaaaatttatttgggtGATAAATCACAAAACAACTTCttcatacttcctccattttattatacttgttatatttgacttttatgcAATTCATTATGTtatattgatcatttatattaaattatgtacgtataaaattataaaaaattattcccttcattttcatatgtttttctcaaatagaatttacgaattttaatgtcaaactttaactatgatttctcatcgatctatatgaaaaaatattcatgtgagatcttaatagattcgtctcaatatttattttttgaatatcaattatttagaatttttaagaactcgcaatttaaaatcatttggCTTTTTAGTTTGCCTTGGGATCCGTGCAAAAGATGACTggaaagaacaaataaaaacaaacggAGTAAATGttataaaagtatgcgattagacgattcaaacaagatctcacttgatgaTATTTTTTCTCACACATtagccgtaatatataaaataagcttgaacgatgaataataccaataacCAGAATGTAACAAATACATCAAAACGAAGAAAGTATGTCAATTTGGTGCGCTTTAAGGATCATCGCCTactttttgttattcttatatatttgatattatcATCATTGTACCCAGTGTATCTCGCCCATAGAAAAATCATGAGTAGAGTCTGGAAAGAGAAGGAcagcgacaactcatacccataaaggagagcgcgaccaaagaaTTTCTCAACTCGAGCGAAATCAAGTGAAGTTCCTACAACGAATAAAACTGAGTGATAAATGATTATGTTAATGTAAACTTTGGTAAAAACATATTAGCCACGTGTAAGTGGCAAGGTGAGTAGAAATAATAACAAACTTAGAAAGTGTCTATCAAATTGTTGAACAGAACAAAGTAAAAGGAATACCTCAAGGCTTTGAGACTTGGGACATATAGTGAACTTGAAGGAGCTGGTTCGTGAATTTTAATGTTTTCCGTAAGTAGGAGATGAAGTCGGCCAAGATGAAGGAGGGGTGGCTCAATGCTTTGGGACTTGGAATACCGAAGAATTAGTGCATTTACATGTTAGAGAATTAGTGCAtttaattagaaatttgaaCAGACATACTCGATTTTTGAATGATATTCTTATGTATTTTGAATTCCAAAGTAGTATAGTTATTATACAAAACTTAAACCAATTGTGCTACCTTATAGTGCTCATACTCTCTTCACcgtttaatatataatataaagcCTCTTGCTTTCGAAGGCCATGTGCAAGTCTATTGGGTGTACTCCTCAAAAGCCAACCCGCCACTTTGTCATGTAAGGTCCTAAGTCCAATAATCACTATCTTTCCTCCCTTTTTTCAGCCTAAATCAAAGACAATTTTTTAGGGAAATAAGCCTGATTAGCCGACTTAAAGGTTCACTAACCACTTTTATCTCTTAATATCAATTATAAACTCATTTACTTTATAACACATTCATATTATTTACACCCAACATCAATTAAAtgtcaaaaattttaattggCTTTTGTCCTACTTTATCTcaaattataaacaataaataatgagcaaataaattttatcaaataacctccattttcataaaaaaaaatgttagttTCATAATAATGAATTTATAGTACAATAAAATTTTCCCATCACCTCTAGCTTTTTTATTTGAGAATAGGTTAGATAATATCTACATGCGAAGGAATGAAAATCAAATCACTATCACaatgagaaaaagaaaattcGAGACCACCAGATTTccataattttttcattatctATAACTTGTTATTGTTAAACAAAATAGTTTAGAATCCTTATATTgaattctaatttctaatttctaatttctaatttctaatatCATCAATTCCTTAATCtagttttctttctttaatttgttttacaaatatcattattattgaaTTTAGATAATGACCTTTGAAGAAAATAGTGACCTGTGAGAACGATAACAAGGCAAGTAGTGGTTGGAATTGCAACCCAAATGTCGTCAATTGACAATAAGTACTTCTATGGAGATTGGAGCCTAAGCAATTATATTGCACATGTAAAtttattagattattctagaaaGAGTTATGTAACAATAATATAGGAGGCCATATTTGGCTTTAAATTTTATCACATATAGAGGAACATATTAATTTCTcaataaattacaaataaatCATAAGAATTCGGCATATGATAAAATTATATCAACTTATTTATGACATTTTTTCACTATAAAAGGGACTCATATAAtcgatcactttaaaattgtgagTGATCAATTTAAGACGCTAAATTTAAGTGGATTAATCAAATTTAGATGGTCTCACCACAAAaccatttcatttaaaaattcatgaaattatatttaagaattctTAAAACTCTTCTTtatatcatataatatataatataataaataaaaattgtgaCCTTGTCTCATTTCGAATAAGTACAAATTTTTTCAAGTAAGATCCTAGCTTCGAATTTCACCTAGTTATCCCATTTCCTTAATCTGCATAatcacaaaataataataataataataataataataataataataaaataaataaataaataataataataataataataataataataataatagtataacaataataataataataataataataataataaatttattattattattttgtgatTTATGATATCTACCATGTCGTTCCCAATTCAGCTTTTCTCGTGGGATGTGCAGTTTCAAGTAAGATTCTAGGTTTGAATTTCACCTAGTTGTCTCATTTTTCGATGCTCGGTTGCCATGTGAGgattttttgacttttgagcCAAGTCAAGCGAAGCCAAGGTGGTATCAAGACGGTCTTTACTAAATCTATAGACAAAAAAGATGGTTGATTGATTCGCTCTCTATACCACAAAGTGGGCAAGAATTATTAGGATTTACACCCAACTTGAAAAGTCAATCTTTAGTCTTTAGCTTGTTGAGGAATGCAAGTCATAGGATGAACCTTGTCTTTAGAAGATCAATCCTAAACCACACCAATTTCGCCCAACTCACCTTCTCTTGTTGGATGTGTAGTTTTTGATATACCTCATTTGTAGAATGTTTGTTGTCATTCAATCACTAAATGGTAgtaataaaaacaatttataGTGTacattttcatgatatgtaaCATGTCGTTCTCAcgataatgaaactttgattgcaaaaagttttttttttgtttatttttcattatcaccAGTACCATATTTTCAAATGGTAATAcattagaataaattttgtgaataaaataaacttattaaaGGAGAATAAGCATAACCATTAAATTTGTCACGATATATttttactaaaattacactaatttttcattacagATATTCCAACTACATTCTCATTCAaacaaaatcataaaactaaGAGTCTAAGACACTACATTCTCATTTGAACAAAATCATAACCTTCCTTTGAAAACTCAGAGTCCAAGACTTAACTCGATGATCTTGAAGAAAATCCAAGCCTACTTATGCTTTACACACCCTAATGTGTAGTATTGACAAACTACATGCACCAAGTTTGCTAGGTTTAAGCTTTTAGgggtttgattatgttttttctttaaatattattagctgaagttattgattttatttaaaaatattagtgGCTGAAGTTATTGACTGACGTTGTTGATTGTTTAATCAATTGAAAATATTGATTGATTTGTAGTCGATAAATTAGATGTTTAAGTCAATTTTTTCGGAAGAGTTTGggaaaaattaattgttaattaaatattaaagaaaaagtatgTAACAAGCCAAATGTTAATGAAAAAACTATTCATATTAGTTATTAGTTTTTTGACATTGGCTTAAAATCagcgttttatttttttttgagatgaaaTCAGCGTTTTAATTGGTTTAAAAGTTCTTTATCTTactcatattaattttttttgataatgtGATTAAAAAATCTTGTTGGGTATGTGGTCAAACT belongs to Amaranthus tricolor cultivar Red isolate AtriRed21 chromosome 17, ASM2621246v1, whole genome shotgun sequence and includes:
- the LOC130804170 gene encoding vesicle-associated protein 1-1-like; translation: MSTGELLNIEPLELKFPFELKKQISCSLQLSNKTDNYVAFKVKTTNPKKYCVRPNTGVVSPRSTCDVIVTMQAQKEAPPDMQCKDKFLLQSVIANDGATVKDITPEMFSKEAGHVVEECRLRVVYASPPQPPSPVPEGSEEGNSPRGSISDNGHFSTMESAAASRAFGESQEKPTEAKSLIAKLTEEKNAAIHQNNKLRQELELLRREANKSQGGVSFMLVILVGLIGVILGYLMKNA